A region from the Methanofollis liminatans DSM 4140 genome encodes:
- the tpiA gene encoding triose-phosphate isomerase: MAEPLIIVNLKAYAEGMGEGAGIIAAAAEEIGEESGVAIGVAPAYTDLHPIAMHYAVPVYAQHIDGVAPGAYTGHVTAEQVRAAGAFGTLINHSERRLTLAAIEASCAAARKSDLQTVICTNNAATTAAAAALSPDYVAIEPPELIGSGISVSKADPGIIERSVLAVKNVNPGVRVLTGAGISTGECVRIALELGTDGVLLASGVVKAKDPAAVLRDLVSLI, encoded by the coding sequence ATGGCTGAGCCTCTTATCATCGTCAACCTGAAGGCATATGCCGAGGGGATGGGCGAGGGCGCCGGGATCATCGCTGCCGCCGCCGAGGAGATCGGCGAGGAGAGCGGGGTCGCCATCGGCGTCGCCCCGGCGTACACCGATCTCCATCCGATTGCGATGCATTATGCAGTCCCGGTCTATGCACAGCATATCGACGGCGTCGCTCCGGGGGCCTATACCGGCCACGTGACTGCAGAGCAGGTCAGGGCGGCCGGCGCTTTCGGGACGCTGATCAACCATTCTGAGCGGAGGCTCACCCTTGCAGCGATCGAGGCGAGCTGTGCTGCCGCCCGGAAGTCAGACCTTCAGACGGTGATCTGCACGAACAACGCCGCGACGACCGCGGCGGCTGCGGCGCTCTCTCCAGACTATGTGGCAATCGAGCCGCCCGAGCTGATTGGCAGCGGCATTTCTGTCTCAAAGGCCGATCCCGGGATCATCGAGCGATCTGTTCTGGCCGTGAAAAACGTGAATCCCGGGGTGCGGGTGCTCACCGGTGCCGGGATCAGCACCGGCGAGTGCGTCAGGATTGCCCTTGAACTCGGAACCGATGGCGTCCTTCTCGCATCGGGCGTGGTGAAGGCAAAAGATCCGGCCGCCGTTTTAAGGGATCTCGTCTCTCTGATCTAG
- a CDS encoding multiprotein bridging factor aMBF1 yields MQCELCGDTIHGSPKRVNIEGAVLQVCLKCARLGVEVAQPRPAAPGRRAPAAPAAPQRKGRDVFDLMVGEVVDDFGERIKKARIEKNWTQKDLANEIKEREILIKKIEKGDLIPEDQVRVKLEKALGISLLDVSDDEITSRKGGKISTTLGDIIKIKRE; encoded by the coding sequence ATGCAGTGCGAATTATGTGGGGATACGATACATGGATCCCCAAAAAGAGTAAACATCGAGGGTGCGGTGCTTCAGGTATGCCTGAAGTGCGCACGTCTGGGTGTAGAAGTGGCACAGCCCCGCCCGGCTGCACCAGGGCGGAGAGCACCTGCTGCACCTGCCGCTCCGCAACGCAAAGGCCGCGATGTCTTTGACCTGATGGTCGGCGAGGTTGTCGACGACTTCGGCGAGAGGATAAAAAAGGCCCGTATCGAGAAAAACTGGACCCAGAAGGACCTTGCAAACGAGATCAAGGAGCGTGAGATCCTCATTAAAAAGATCGAGAAGGGGGACCTCATTCCTGAAGACCAGGTCCGTGTCAAACTCGAGAAGGCGCTCGGCATCTCACTTCTTGACGTCTCAGACGATGAGATCACATCCCGGAAGGGCGGCAAAATCTCAACGACTCTCGGAGATATTATAAAGATCAAGAGGGAGTGA
- a CDS encoding CBS domain-containing protein, whose protein sequence is MYIPTPAELRAKRIMLGLRQADVARKAGISQSMVARIEAGTVDPRVSTLNKIIQVLKVAKSPSITAEQVMHAPVHAVSPQDAITTAVGIMRQEDVSQLPVIENGIPIGCVSESTIVNAIEQTGIARAHTRKVKDFMESGFPTIPPDIDIETVVHLLQQHHAVLVVGEGRVKGLITKHDLITLIV, encoded by the coding sequence ATGTATATCCCCACGCCCGCGGAGCTCAGGGCAAAGCGGATCATGCTCGGCCTCCGTCAGGCAGACGTCGCCAGAAAAGCCGGGATATCCCAGTCGATGGTGGCCAGGATCGAGGCCGGGACCGTCGACCCGCGGGTGAGCACCCTGAACAAGATCATCCAGGTGCTGAAGGTCGCGAAAAGCCCGTCGATTACCGCGGAACAGGTGATGCACGCCCCGGTCCACGCCGTCTCCCCGCAGGACGCCATCACCACGGCGGTGGGGATCATGAGACAGGAAGACGTCTCACAACTCCCGGTGATCGAAAACGGTATCCCCATCGGATGCGTCTCCGAATCGACGATTGTGAATGCCATCGAGCAGACAGGGATCGCGCGGGCGCATACCCGTAAAGTGAAAGACTTTATGGAGTCGGGTTTCCCGACCATCCCGCCGGATATCGATATCGAGACCGTCGTCCACCTGCTCCAGCAGCACCATGCCGTGCTGGTCGTCGGGGAAGGAAGGGTGAAGGGTTTGATCACCAAACACGACCTGATCACGCTGATCGTCTAG